A genomic region of Papaver somniferum cultivar HN1 chromosome 7, ASM357369v1, whole genome shotgun sequence contains the following coding sequences:
- the LOC113297286 gene encoding light-harvesting complex-like protein 3 isotype 2, chloroplastic, whose protein sequence is MAVFSPPSSTHFSTISATTTFSSKPHFTSSKPYLHFPSKLSKKNLYLLSTKISENEAVVVEQVEKVVVEEEIKKEEPEVSIKEEEPSLGSNGGVSAAVATTSVEEPVVLKFTNPKWVSGTWDLKQFQKNGETDWDAVIDAEVRRRKWLEDNPETSSNDDPVVFDTSVIPWWSWVKRFHLPEAEKLNGRAAMVGFFMAYFVDSLTGVGLVDQMGNFFCKTLLLAAVVGVLAIRKNEDVDNLKKLWEETTFYDKQWQATWQDDSPSGSKKK, encoded by the exons ATGGCTGTTTTTTCTCCACCTTCTTCAACTCATTTCTCAACAATATCTGCAACTAcaactttttcttcaaaacccCATTTCACTTCTTCAAAACCTTATcttcatttcccatcaaaattatCAAAGAAAAATCTTTACTTGTTATCTACTAAAATAAGTGAGAATGAAGCTGTTGTAGTTGAACAAGTAGAGAAAGTAGTAGTAGAAGAGGAAATTAAAAAGGAGGAACCTGAAGTGagtattaaagaagaagaaccttcTTTAGGATCTAATGGTGGTGTTTCAGCAGCAGTTGCTACTACTTCAGTTGAAGAACCAGTTGTTTTGAAATTTACTAACCCAAAATGGGTTTCAGGAACTTGGGATTTGAAACAATTTCAGAAAAATGGGGAAACCGATTGGGATGCTGTTATTGATGCTG AGGTTAGGAGAAGAAAGTGGCTTGAAGACAATCCAGAAACATCTAGTAATGATGATCCTGTAGTTTTTGACACCTCCGTAATTCCATGGTGGTCATGGGTCAAGAGATTCCATCTTCCTGAAGCCGAAAAACTAAATG GCCGTGCTGCCATGGTAGGATTCTTCATGGCGTATTTCGTAGATAGCTTGACTGGGGTAGGTCTTGTTGATCAAATGGGAAACTTCTTCTGCAAAACACTTCTATTAGCAGCCGTAGTTGGAGTTCTCGCAATTCGAAAGAATGAAGATGTAGATAACTTAAAGAAACTTTGGGAGGAAACAACTTTCTACGACAAGCAATGGCAAGCGACCTGGCAGGATGATTCCCCTAGCGGGTCCAAGAAAAAATAA
- the LOC113297287 gene encoding light-harvesting complex-like protein 3 isotype 1, chloroplastic, which translates to MVSIAITSSSLQITSSSHRFTKKRQSLARPRCTLATEQKTHVVTVNVENKSAAKLLDPQEKKLFRENGSAGNTQEPAQEIENESTVPRFHDERWEKGTWDLNCFVKNGKMDWDGVILAEARRRKFLEMYPETATNEEPVVFLSSIIPWWAWIRRSHLPEAELLNGRAAMVGFFMAYTVDVLTGLDMVGQAGNFVCKTGLLITLIGIMAFRKKEDFGNLQKLADEATYYDKQWRASWEEQNSSPSSKKR; encoded by the exons ATGGTATCAAtcgccataacttcttcatctcTGCAAATAACTTCTAGCTCTCACCGGTTCACTAAGAAACGTCAATCACTAGCAAGACCTAGATGCACCTTGGCAACTGAACAGAAAACACATGTTGTCACAGTTAATGTCGAAAACAAGAGTGCCGCCAAGTTACTAGACCCTCAAGAAAAAAAGTTGTTTAGAGAGAATGGTTCGGCAGGTAACACACAGGAACCGGCGCAGGAAATAGAAAATGAATCTACTGTTCCTAGGTTCCACGACGAGAGATGGGAAAAGGGTACTTGGGATCTGAATTGTTTCGTAAAAAACGGGAAGATGGACTGGGATGGTGTCATTCTTGCAG aagcaagaagaagaaagtttctAGAAATGTATCCAGAGACAGCAACAAATGAAGAACCAGTTGTTTTCCTGAGTTCTATCATACCTTGGTGGGCATGGATTAGGAGGTCTCATCTGCCAGAAGCAGAGCTGCTTAATG GTCGGGCAGCAATGGTGGGATTCTTCATGGCGTATACAGTTGATGTTCTAACTGGTCTTGACATGGTCGGACAAGCGGGAAATTTCGTCTGCAAGACAGGACTTCTCATTACACTTATCGGTATAATGGCTTTCAGAAAAAAGGAGGACTTCGGCAACTTACAGAAGCTAGCCGATGAAGCTACATATTACGATAAACAGTGGAGAGCTTCATGGGAAGAACAAAACTCAAGCCCTTCGTCGAAAAAACGATAG
- the LOC113297285 gene encoding glutamate dehydrogenase 2 has translation MNALAATNRNFRHAARILGLDSKLEKSLMIPFREIKVECTIPKDDGTLVSYVGFRVQHDNARGPMKGGIRYHPEVDHDEVNALAQLMTWKTAVADIPYGGAKGGIGCSPRDLSKSELERLTRVFTQKIHDLIGIHTDVPAPDMGTNAQTMAWMLDEYSKFHGHSPAVVTGKPIDLGGSLGRDAATGRGVVFATEALLAEHGQSIKDLKFVIQGFGNVGSWAAKLIHERGGKIVAVSDITGAIKNSNGIDIPSLLAHKEETGTLKSFGGGVVMDPEELLVYDCDVLIPCALGGVLNKDNAAEVKAKFIIEAANHPTDPEADEILSKKGVVILPDIYANAGGVTVSYFEWVQNIQGFMWDEEKVNHELQKYMTRAFGNIKSMCKTHNCNLRMGAFTLGVNRVARATLLRGWEA, from the exons ATGAATGCTCTAGCAGCTACTAACCGTAACTTTCGCCATGCGGCGAGGATCCTTGGTTTGGATTCTAAATTGGAAAAGAGTCTCATGATCCCTTTCAGAGAAATCAAA GTTGAATGTACAATACCAAAAGATGACGGAACTTTAGTTTCTTATGTTGGATTTAGAGTTCAACATGATAATGCTCGTGGACCAATGAAAGGAGGGATTCGTTATCATCCGGAG GTTGACCACGATGAGGTAAATGCTCTGGCTCAACTGATGACATGGAAGACCGCCGTAGCAGATATCCCTTACGGTGGAGCAAAGGGTGGAATTGGTTGCAGCCCAAGGGACCTGTCCAAATCTGAACTAGAGCGTCTTACTCGTGTCTTTACTCAAAAGATCCATGATCTTATTGGAATTCATACCGATGTTCCTGCCCCTGATATGGGAACTAATGCTCAG ACAATGGCTTGGATGTTGGATGAATACTCTAAATTTCACGGACACTCACCCGCTGTTGTTACTGGGAAACCCATT GATCTTGGCGGATCCTTAGGAAGAGACGCTGCCACAGGTCGTGGGGTTGTCTTTGCCACCGAGGCTCTACTTGCAGAGCATGGGCAGAGTATTAAAGACTTGAAATTTGTTATCCAG ggttttggcaATGTTGGCTCTTGGGCAGCAAAGCTCATACATGAAAGAGGTGGTAAGATTGTTGCAGTAAGTGACATAACTGGAGCTATTAAGAATTCGAACGGTATTGATATCCCATCATTGCTCGCACACAAAGAAGAAACTGGCACTCTAAAGAGCTTCGGTGGAGGAGTTGTCATGGATCCGGAGGAGTTACTCGTTTATGATTGCGATGTTCTCATTCCTTGTGCTTTAGGGGGAGTCCTAAACAA GGATAATGCTGCGGAAGTAAAGGCCAAATTCATCATTGAAGCAGCAAATCATCCCACAGATCCTGAAGCTGATGAG ATTTTATCCAAGAAAGGAGTGGTTATTCTCCCCGATATTTATGCCAATGCTGGTGGTGTGACAGTCAGCTATTTCGAATGGGTTCAG AACATTCAAGGTTTTATGTGGGATGAGGAGAAAGTGAATCATGAATTGCAGAAGTACATGACCAGAGCATTCGGTAATATCAAGTCAATGTGTAAGACGCACAACTGCAACCTTCGTATGGGTGCCTTTACATTAGGTGTCAATCGTGTGGCGCGAGCCACCCTTTTAAGGGGGTGGGAAGCATAA